In Myxocyprinus asiaticus isolate MX2 ecotype Aquarium Trade chromosome 3, UBuf_Myxa_2, whole genome shotgun sequence, the following proteins share a genomic window:
- the zgc:153990 gene encoding nuclear apoptosis-inducing factor 1 isoform X1: MSVSSLYLNQDKTVRFKRRKARFSFSEVHILLDEVRKNRHILVGKFNTGIPSDVKKRKWAEITARINEIGECDREIMEVVKKWSDLKCDTRRKVAALRSGGNLSLSQRLARSNIELSPTEVIVESILELDKKPWEASQRAPIRSYSDGQEGGGEDEEEEDGSLMGMGSVHSSPGRGMDFGGMPAATSGAVGASEMQYDGSKPGDSESNMVDSEEDNHDLLPSSSMASVSNSHSEEDRIVTRGKVGHTASNKTASSFSGVEPDSSREQLAHNASLSVQEQHATNTLLSTVSRSLEILAQSVQQLAETQQEFARESLQLQRDTVLVLREFASGALTILQEKQLETDQENSQRSQTPSSTPSSTPALIPPPSVPQPRTPLQPETQQQSDAQK; this comes from the exons ATGTCTGTGTCTTCCCTCTACCTCAATCAAGACAAAACTGTGCGCTTCAAGAGGAGAAAAGCACGCTTCTCCTTCAGTGAAGTGCACATACTGCTGGACGAAGTACGGAAGAATCGCCACATTCTTGTGG GTAAGTTTAACACCGGCATTCCATCTGACGTGAAGAAGAGGAAATGGGCAGAGATCACAGCACGTATTAATGAGATTGGAGAGTGTGACAGAGAGATCATGGAGGTTGTAAAGAAATGGTCAGATCTCAAATGTGACACAAGGCGTAAAGTGGCTGCCCTGCGGTCTGGTGGTAATTTGTCCCTGTCCCAACGATTGGCACGGTCCAATATTGAACTCTCCCCAACTGAAGTCATAGTAGAATCCATCCTTGAATTGGACAAGAAGCCGTGGGAAGCTTCCCAACGGGCCCCAATTCGCAGTTACAGTGATGGTCAAGAGGGTGGAGGTGAggatgaggaagaggaagatggGTCATTGATGGGGATGGGATCGGTCCACAGTTCGCCGGGTAGAGGAATGGACTTTGGAGGGATGCCTGCTGCAACGAGTGGAGCTGTGGGTGCTTCAGAAATGCAGTATGATGGCTCCAAACCTGGAg ATTCCGAATCCAACATGGTAGACTCAGAGGAAGATAACCATGACCTCCTTCCATCATCCTCTATGGCATCTGTCTCTAACTCTCATTCTGAGGAGGACAGAATTGTAACTAGAGGCAAGGTTGGACACACTGCCTCAAATAAAACAGCCTCATCTTTCTCAGGGGTGGAGCCAGACAGTTCACGTGAGCAGTTAGCGCACAATGCTAGCCTTAGCGTGCAAGAGCAGCACGCCACTAACACCCTTCTGTCCACCGTATCCCGTTCACTTGAGATTCTTGCACAGTCTGTGCAACAGCTAGCAGAAACACAGCAGGAGTTTGCACGTGAATCACTGCAGCTACAGAGGGACACAGTGCTGGTGTTGCGTGAATTTGCCTCTGGTGCACTGACGATATTGCAGGAAAAG CAGTTGGAGACAGATCAGGAAAATAGTCAGCGAAGTCAGACACCATCCAGTACCCCATCCAGTACCCCTGCCCTTATCCCCCCTCCAT
- the zgc:153990 gene encoding nuclear apoptosis-inducing factor 1 isoform X2 produces the protein MSVSSLYLNQDKTVRFKRRKARFSFSEVHILLDEVRKNRHILVGKFNTGIPSDVKKRKWAEITARINEIGECDREIMEVVKKWSDLKCDTRRKVAALRSGGNLSLSQRLARSNIELSPTEVIVESILELDKKPWEASQRAPIRSYSDGQEGGGEDEEEEDGSLMGMGSVHSSPGRGMDFGGMPAATSGAVGASEMQYDGSKPGDSESNMVDSEEDNHDLLPSSSMASVSNSHSEEDRIVTRGKVGHTASNKTASSFSGVEPDSSREQLAHNASLSVQEQHATNTLLSTVSRSLEILAQSVQQLAETQQEFARESLQLQRDTVLVLREFASGALTILQEKLETDQENSQRSQTPSSTPSSTPALIPPPSVPQPRTPLQPETQQQSDAQK, from the exons ATGTCTGTGTCTTCCCTCTACCTCAATCAAGACAAAACTGTGCGCTTCAAGAGGAGAAAAGCACGCTTCTCCTTCAGTGAAGTGCACATACTGCTGGACGAAGTACGGAAGAATCGCCACATTCTTGTGG GTAAGTTTAACACCGGCATTCCATCTGACGTGAAGAAGAGGAAATGGGCAGAGATCACAGCACGTATTAATGAGATTGGAGAGTGTGACAGAGAGATCATGGAGGTTGTAAAGAAATGGTCAGATCTCAAATGTGACACAAGGCGTAAAGTGGCTGCCCTGCGGTCTGGTGGTAATTTGTCCCTGTCCCAACGATTGGCACGGTCCAATATTGAACTCTCCCCAACTGAAGTCATAGTAGAATCCATCCTTGAATTGGACAAGAAGCCGTGGGAAGCTTCCCAACGGGCCCCAATTCGCAGTTACAGTGATGGTCAAGAGGGTGGAGGTGAggatgaggaagaggaagatggGTCATTGATGGGGATGGGATCGGTCCACAGTTCGCCGGGTAGAGGAATGGACTTTGGAGGGATGCCTGCTGCAACGAGTGGAGCTGTGGGTGCTTCAGAAATGCAGTATGATGGCTCCAAACCTGGAg ATTCCGAATCCAACATGGTAGACTCAGAGGAAGATAACCATGACCTCCTTCCATCATCCTCTATGGCATCTGTCTCTAACTCTCATTCTGAGGAGGACAGAATTGTAACTAGAGGCAAGGTTGGACACACTGCCTCAAATAAAACAGCCTCATCTTTCTCAGGGGTGGAGCCAGACAGTTCACGTGAGCAGTTAGCGCACAATGCTAGCCTTAGCGTGCAAGAGCAGCACGCCACTAACACCCTTCTGTCCACCGTATCCCGTTCACTTGAGATTCTTGCACAGTCTGTGCAACAGCTAGCAGAAACACAGCAGGAGTTTGCACGTGAATCACTGCAGCTACAGAGGGACACAGTGCTGGTGTTGCGTGAATTTGCCTCTGGTGCACTGACGATATTGCAGGAAAAG TTGGAGACAGATCAGGAAAATAGTCAGCGAAGTCAGACACCATCCAGTACCCCATCCAGTACCCCTGCCCTTATCCCCCCTCCAT
- the zgc:153990 gene encoding uncharacterized protein zgc:153990 isoform X3: protein MEVVKKWSDLKCDTRRKVAALRSGGNLSLSQRLARSNIELSPTEVIVESILELDKKPWEASQRAPIRSYSDGQEGGGEDEEEEDGSLMGMGSVHSSPGRGMDFGGMPAATSGAVGASEMQYDGSKPGDSESNMVDSEEDNHDLLPSSSMASVSNSHSEEDRIVTRGKVGHTASNKTASSFSGVEPDSSREQLAHNASLSVQEQHATNTLLSTVSRSLEILAQSVQQLAETQQEFARESLQLQRDTVLVLREFASGALTILQEKQLETDQENSQRSQTPSSTPSSTPALIPPPSVPQPRTPLQPETQQQSDAQK, encoded by the exons ATGGAGGTTGTAAAGAAATGGTCAGATCTCAAATGTGACACAAGGCGTAAAGTGGCTGCCCTGCGGTCTGGTGGTAATTTGTCCCTGTCCCAACGATTGGCACGGTCCAATATTGAACTCTCCCCAACTGAAGTCATAGTAGAATCCATCCTTGAATTGGACAAGAAGCCGTGGGAAGCTTCCCAACGGGCCCCAATTCGCAGTTACAGTGATGGTCAAGAGGGTGGAGGTGAggatgaggaagaggaagatggGTCATTGATGGGGATGGGATCGGTCCACAGTTCGCCGGGTAGAGGAATGGACTTTGGAGGGATGCCTGCTGCAACGAGTGGAGCTGTGGGTGCTTCAGAAATGCAGTATGATGGCTCCAAACCTGGAg ATTCCGAATCCAACATGGTAGACTCAGAGGAAGATAACCATGACCTCCTTCCATCATCCTCTATGGCATCTGTCTCTAACTCTCATTCTGAGGAGGACAGAATTGTAACTAGAGGCAAGGTTGGACACACTGCCTCAAATAAAACAGCCTCATCTTTCTCAGGGGTGGAGCCAGACAGTTCACGTGAGCAGTTAGCGCACAATGCTAGCCTTAGCGTGCAAGAGCAGCACGCCACTAACACCCTTCTGTCCACCGTATCCCGTTCACTTGAGATTCTTGCACAGTCTGTGCAACAGCTAGCAGAAACACAGCAGGAGTTTGCACGTGAATCACTGCAGCTACAGAGGGACACAGTGCTGGTGTTGCGTGAATTTGCCTCTGGTGCACTGACGATATTGCAGGAAAAG CAGTTGGAGACAGATCAGGAAAATAGTCAGCGAAGTCAGACACCATCCAGTACCCCATCCAGTACCCCTGCCCTTATCCCCCCTCCAT